A genomic segment from Paenibacillus sp. FSL K6-1096 encodes:
- a CDS encoding ABC transporter permease subunit → MGEFIALIHNENIKIFRRLRTWIMLFILALMSALFPALIYFTTSGSDVMGLWGSFRTTVTIAFFLNTIFTALVAADSVAGEFTWGTIKLLLIRPWSRSKILLSKYLSMVCFSLVSTAVLIAFGLGSALIFSSSASMGGETMGWSAGEYVFMLILCSYIELFLTAAIAFMISSVFRSSGLAIVLSLSIMFTKDIFIAIFSPERYEWANYLIFAHMNLSGYLLSDTGPGGTTLGFAVTVLAVYYVIIMAASWLVFAKRDVSA, encoded by the coding sequence TTGGGTGAGTTCATTGCTCTCATACATAATGAGAACATCAAAATATTCCGGCGTCTGCGGACCTGGATCATGCTGTTCATACTGGCACTGATGAGCGCGCTGTTTCCGGCGCTGATTTATTTCACCACCAGCGGCAGCGACGTAATGGGACTATGGGGCAGCTTCCGGACCACGGTGACCATTGCCTTTTTCCTGAATACCATCTTCACCGCTCTGGTGGCAGCTGACTCCGTGGCGGGCGAATTCACCTGGGGAACGATCAAGCTGCTGCTGATCCGCCCTTGGAGCCGTTCGAAGATTCTGCTCTCCAAATATTTATCGATGGTCTGCTTCAGCCTCGTCAGCACTGCGGTGTTAATCGCCTTCGGACTTGGCTCGGCCCTGATATTCTCATCCTCGGCTTCCATGGGCGGAGAGACGATGGGCTGGAGCGCCGGGGAGTATGTGTTTATGCTGATTCTGTGCAGCTATATTGAGCTGTTCCTGACGGCAGCCATTGCGTTCATGATCTCCAGCGTCTTCCGTTCGAGCGGACTCGCGATTGTGCTGTCCCTATCGATTATGTTCACCAAAGACATCTTCATTGCGATCTTCAGTCCCGAACGGTATGAATGGGCGAACTACCTGATCTTTGCCCACATGAACCTGAGCGGCTATCTGCTGTCGGATACCGGCCCCGGCGGAACTACCCTGGGGTTCGCGGTCACTGTACTGGCTGTGTATTATGTGATTATCATGGCAGCCTCATGGCTCGTATTTGCCAAAAGAGACGTATCTGCCTAG
- the gltB gene encoding glutamate synthase large subunit gives MRHTELPIKQGLYDPQFEKDACGMGFVAHIKGKPSHDIVSNALTMLFNMEHRGGQGSEPNSGDGAGIMLQIPHRFFAGEAAKLGFELPEQGHYGVGMIFLSHNEEIRARHEALLSEIIAEEGQQVLGYRDVPTFDEMLGKTAKAAKPYVRQVFIGRSEGIKDEMAFERKLYVIRRRAELAIRYGGSEEGESFYVPSLSCKKIVYKGMLTTVQVGQFYLDLQDENLESAIALVHSRFSTNTFPSWERAHPYRFMIHNGEINTLRGNVNWMHARQSLFKSEVFGEDLGKIKPVVNPDGSDTAMFDNTFEFLYLSGRSLPHVAMMMVPEPWSNHDSMDEKKKAFYEYHSTLMEPWDGPAAMGFTDGVQIGAILDRNGLRPARYYVTKDDLIILSSEAGVLDIPAEDVLYKDRLRPGRMLLVDTKQGRIISDEEVKAEIASQQPYQEWLDEHLISLDELPDAPELPNPKHDNVQQLQQSFGYTFEDLRKVLEPMASTGAEAVGSMGYDSPLAVLSDRPQRLYNYFKQMFAQVTNPPIDAIREELVTSTATTIGPERNLLKAEPESCRQISLASPILSNEDFAKLRHVRRAGFKSMSIPILFPAELGAEGLRIALERMNEAADRVMGKGHNILILSDRGVDRENAAIPALLAVSSLHHHLIRSGTRTKVSILLESGEPREVHHYALLLGYGVSAVNPYLAFESLDDMISQGLLRGISHEKAVKNYIKAATKSVVKILSKMGISTIQSYRGAQIFEAVGLNSEFVDRYFTWTPSRIGGIGLEEVAQEALASHYRAFTDKDGNDKVLDSGGEYQWRSDGEEHLFNPQTIHLLQHSVRSGDYAMYKKYAALVQGESEKHQTLRSMLQFNRKNDPVPLDEVESAASIMRRFKTGAMSFGSISKEAHETLAIAMNRIGGKSNTGEGGEDPARFKPDANGDSRRSAIKQVASGRFGVTSNYLVNADEIQIKMAQGAKPGEGGQLPGRKVYPWVAEVRGSTAGVGLISPPPHHDIYSIEDLAELIYDLKNANPRAEINVKLVSEVGVGTIAAGVAKGRADIILISGYDGGTGASPMNSIRHAGLPWELGLAETHQTLMLNNLRDRVVLETDGKMLSGRDLAVAVLLGAEEYGFATAPLVAVGCIMMRVCQMDTCPVGVATQNPELRKNFLGDPQHVVNFMTFVAEDLREIMAELGFRTIEEMVGRTDCLDAVKASAHWKKKGVDLSSLLHTPDMPEGSTRFRSQHQNHGLEETLDMTHLLDIARPALESGTAVEASLPITNVNRAVGTILGSELTRKYGAAGLPDDTIRLHFTGSAGQSLGAFVPKGVTITVEGDSNDYVGKGLSGGKLIIRPSRKATFAAEENIIIGNTALYGATSGEAYVSGIAGERFAVRNSGANVVVEGVGDHGCEYMTGGRVVVLGGTGRNFAAGMSGGIAYVYDPDNTFIKRCNLEMVLLERVEEADEIADLHGMISRHTELTDSNAGKAILDAWDQALPKFVRVIPKDYKRMLEQIRKVEQNGLTGEAALMAAFEANMRELARVGG, from the coding sequence ATGAGACACACTGAACTGCCCATCAAACAGGGCTTGTATGATCCCCAGTTCGAAAAAGACGCTTGCGGCATGGGATTTGTCGCCCATATCAAAGGCAAACCGTCCCATGATATCGTCAGCAATGCGCTGACTATGCTCTTCAACATGGAGCACCGGGGAGGCCAGGGGAGCGAGCCGAATTCAGGTGACGGAGCCGGCATTATGCTGCAGATTCCGCACCGTTTCTTCGCCGGTGAAGCCGCGAAGCTGGGCTTTGAGCTTCCGGAGCAAGGCCATTATGGCGTGGGCATGATCTTTCTGTCTCACAACGAGGAGATCCGGGCCCGCCATGAAGCGCTTCTGAGCGAGATTATTGCTGAAGAGGGCCAGCAGGTTCTCGGTTACCGTGATGTGCCTACTTTTGATGAGATGCTCGGGAAGACAGCCAAGGCTGCCAAGCCTTATGTGCGCCAGGTCTTCATCGGACGCTCGGAAGGCATTAAGGATGAGATGGCCTTTGAACGTAAGCTGTATGTCATCCGCAGACGCGCGGAGCTCGCCATCCGCTACGGCGGATCGGAAGAAGGCGAGTCCTTCTATGTACCAAGTTTATCCTGCAAGAAGATTGTCTACAAAGGGATGCTGACCACGGTGCAGGTCGGACAGTTCTACCTTGATCTGCAGGATGAGAATCTGGAATCGGCGATTGCGCTGGTCCACTCCCGCTTCAGCACCAACACCTTCCCCAGCTGGGAACGTGCCCACCCTTACCGCTTCATGATCCACAATGGTGAGATCAACACCCTCCGCGGCAACGTGAACTGGATGCATGCCCGCCAGTCGCTGTTCAAGAGCGAAGTGTTCGGAGAAGACCTCGGCAAGATCAAGCCGGTGGTGAATCCTGACGGCTCCGATACGGCGATGTTCGATAATACCTTTGAATTCCTGTATCTGAGCGGACGCTCTCTGCCGCATGTAGCTATGATGATGGTTCCTGAGCCATGGAGCAATCATGACAGTATGGACGAGAAGAAGAAAGCCTTCTATGAATATCACAGCACCCTGATGGAGCCGTGGGACGGGCCTGCCGCTATGGGCTTCACCGACGGTGTGCAGATCGGGGCCATTCTTGACCGTAACGGCCTTCGTCCTGCCCGTTATTATGTAACCAAGGATGATCTGATTATTCTATCCTCTGAAGCGGGTGTGCTTGATATTCCGGCAGAGGATGTATTATACAAAGACCGCCTGAGACCGGGCCGGATGCTGCTCGTTGATACGAAGCAGGGCCGGATTATCTCAGACGAAGAGGTTAAGGCAGAGATTGCCTCCCAGCAGCCTTACCAGGAGTGGCTGGATGAGCATTTGATCAGCCTTGATGAGCTGCCTGATGCACCTGAGCTGCCGAATCCGAAGCATGATAACGTGCAGCAGCTGCAGCAGTCCTTCGGCTACACCTTCGAGGATCTGCGCAAGGTGCTGGAGCCTATGGCCTCCACAGGCGCCGAAGCGGTCGGCTCCATGGGTTATGACTCGCCGCTCGCGGTGCTGTCAGACCGTCCGCAGCGCCTGTACAACTATTTCAAGCAGATGTTCGCCCAGGTCACGAATCCTCCGATTGATGCGATCCGTGAAGAGCTGGTTACTTCTACGGCTACGACTATCGGGCCGGAACGCAATCTGCTGAAGGCAGAGCCGGAGAGCTGCCGGCAGATCTCGCTGGCTTCCCCGATTCTCTCGAATGAGGATTTCGCCAAGCTGCGCCATGTCCGCCGTGCCGGCTTCAAGTCGATGTCCATCCCGATCCTTTTCCCGGCAGAGCTGGGAGCAGAAGGGCTGAGAATCGCGCTGGAGCGTATGAACGAGGCGGCAGATCGCGTAATGGGCAAAGGCCATAATATTCTGATCCTGTCCGACCGCGGCGTTGACCGTGAGAATGCGGCGATCCCGGCACTGCTGGCGGTATCCAGCCTGCATCACCACCTGATCCGCTCGGGAACACGGACCAAGGTCAGCATTCTGCTGGAGTCCGGCGAGCCGCGTGAGGTTCATCATTATGCGCTTCTGCTCGGCTACGGGGTAAGTGCAGTCAATCCATATCTCGCCTTCGAGAGTCTGGATGATATGATCTCCCAGGGCCTGCTGCGCGGAATTTCGCATGAGAAGGCTGTGAAGAACTATATTAAGGCTGCAACGAAGAGCGTAGTCAAAATTCTGTCCAAAATGGGGATCTCCACGATTCAATCCTACCGTGGCGCGCAGATTTTTGAAGCGGTTGGCCTGAATTCGGAATTCGTGGACCGTTACTTCACCTGGACCCCTTCCCGCATCGGCGGGATCGGCCTGGAAGAGGTGGCTCAGGAAGCGCTGGCCAGCCATTACCGCGCCTTCACCGACAAGGACGGCAACGACAAGGTGCTGGATTCCGGCGGCGAATACCAGTGGCGCAGCGACGGGGAAGAGCATCTGTTCAATCCGCAGACCATTCACCTGCTGCAGCATTCGGTACGCAGCGGAGATTATGCGATGTACAAGAAGTATGCAGCGCTCGTCCAGGGCGAAAGTGAGAAGCACCAGACGCTGCGCTCGATGCTGCAGTTCAACCGCAAGAACGACCCTGTGCCGCTGGATGAGGTTGAATCCGCCGCATCGATTATGAGACGCTTCAAGACCGGTGCGATGTCCTTCGGCTCGATCAGTAAGGAAGCCCATGAGACACTGGCGATTGCGATGAACCGCATCGGCGGCAAGAGCAATACCGGTGAGGGCGGGGAAGATCCGGCGCGCTTCAAGCCGGATGCTAACGGCGATTCCCGCCGCAGTGCGATCAAGCAGGTGGCCTCCGGACGGTTCGGCGTAACATCGAACTATCTGGTGAACGCTGACGAGATCCAGATCAAGATGGCCCAAGGGGCCAAGCCGGGCGAAGGCGGACAGCTTCCGGGCCGCAAGGTTTATCCTTGGGTCGCTGAGGTCCGCGGCTCTACCGCAGGCGTAGGTCTGATCTCGCCGCCGCCGCACCATGATATTTACTCCATCGAGGATCTGGCAGAGCTGATCTATGATCTGAAGAATGCCAATCCGCGCGCGGAGATTAACGTGAAGCTGGTATCAGAGGTCGGCGTAGGCACCATTGCCGCAGGTGTGGCTAAGGGCCGTGCCGATATCATCCTGATCAGCGGGTACGACGGCGGAACCGGCGCTTCGCCGATGAACTCCATCCGTCATGCCGGGCTGCCTTGGGAGCTGGGGCTGGCTGAGACACACCAGACGCTGATGCTGAACAATCTGCGCGACCGCGTGGTGCTGGAGACTGACGGCAAGATGCTCAGCGGACGCGACCTGGCGGTAGCGGTCCTCCTGGGGGCCGAGGAATACGGCTTCGCCACTGCACCGCTGGTAGCTGTAGGCTGCATCATGATGCGTGTCTGTCAGATGGATACCTGTCCGGTCGGCGTAGCTACACAGAATCCGGAGCTGCGCAAGAACTTCTTGGGTGATCCGCAGCATGTGGTGAACTTCATGACCTTCGTAGCTGAAGATCTGCGTGAGATTATGGCTGAGCTGGGCTTCCGCACCATCGAAGAGATGGTCGGCCGCACCGACTGCCTGGATGCTGTTAAGGCTTCGGCGCACTGGAAGAAGAAGGGCGTTGATCTGAGCAGCCTGCTGCACACGCCGGATATGCCGGAAGGCAGCACACGCTTCCGCAGCCAGCATCAGAATCACGGCCTGGAAGAGACGCTGGATATGACGCACCTGCTGGATATCGCGCGGCCTGCGCTGGAATCCGGCACAGCGGTTGAAGCTTCTCTGCCGATCACGAACGTCAACCGTGCTGTAGGAACCATTCTCGGCAGCGAGCTGACGCGCAAATACGGCGCGGCCGGTCTGCCGGATGATACAATCCGGCTGCACTTCACCGGATCGGCCGGGCAGAGTCTGGGAGCCTTCGTACCGAAGGGCGTCACGATTACCGTCGAAGGCGACTCCAATGACTACGTCGGCAAAGGGCTGTCCGGCGGCAAGCTGATTATCAGACCTTCGCGCAAGGCCACCTTTGCTGCTGAAGAGAATATTATCATCGGGAACACGGCGCTCTACGGGGCGACCAGCGGTGAGGCTTATGTCAGCGGGATTGCCGGTGAGCGCTTCGCGGTCCGCAACTCCGGAGCGAATGTAGTCGTAGAAGGCGTGGGTGACCACGGCTGTGAATACATGACCGGCGGCCGGGTGGTTGTACTGGGCGGCACGGGCCGCAACTTTGCGGCAGGGATGTCCGGCGGGATCGCGTATGTCTATGATCCCGACAATACCTTCATCAAGCGCTGCAACCTGGAAATGGTCCTGCTGGAGCGTGTGGAGGAAGCGGATGAAATCGCTGACCTGCACGGAATGATCAGCCGCCATACCGAGCTGACCGACAGTAACGCGGGCAAAGCCATCCTGGATGCCTGGGATCAAGCGCTGCCGAAGTTCGTGCGTGTCATTCCGAAGGACTACAAACGGATGCTGGAGCAGATCCGTAAGGTTGAGCAGAATGGCCTGACCGGTGAAGCGGCCCTGATGGCTGCCTTCGAAGCCAACATGCGCGAGCTGGCACGGGTCGGCGGTTAA
- a CDS encoding polymer-forming cytoskeletal protein has translation MWKRRNPAASYKSTDSLIGFGGTLEGKVNSSTNLRIEGNFSGEILCEGTVTVGEQGQVHSSIEAQEIIIAGTVYGNVTAQGKLVLTETGQLHGNIAAGALSITEGSLLNGAVSMTEQPAAEKAGGLHPVNSKKKSGKRREGQQSSLEGA, from the coding sequence ATGTGGAAGAGACGCAATCCGGCTGCTTCTTATAAGTCAACGGATTCGCTCATCGGTTTTGGCGGCACGCTTGAAGGCAAGGTGAACTCTAGCACCAATCTGCGGATTGAAGGGAATTTCAGCGGGGAGATTCTGTGCGAAGGCACGGTGACTGTCGGCGAACAAGGCCAGGTCCATTCCAGTATCGAGGCGCAGGAGATTATTATCGCGGGCACCGTATATGGCAACGTAACGGCCCAGGGGAAGCTGGTTCTTACAGAGACTGGACAACTTCACGGCAATATTGCCGCAGGCGCGCTGAGCATCACCGAAGGCAGCTTGCTTAACGGAGCTGTGTCCATGACGGAACAGCCCGCCGCCGAGAAAGCCGGGGGGCTGCATCCAGTCAATTCCAAGAAGAAGTCAGGCAAACGCAGAGAGGGTCAGCAGAGCAGCCTGGAAGGCGCATAA
- a CDS encoding ABC transporter ATP-binding protein, producing MPNPAEAVKPVASLKGVTKKIGSKTLISDLTLDIPPGQIFGFLGPNGAGKTTTIRMMVGLISISRGDIMICGHSIKDHYEEAIAQVGAIVENPEMYKFLTGYQNLRQYARMVPGVTKARIQEVVELVGLSQRIHDKVKSYSLGMRQRLGVAQALLHRPKLLILDEPTNGLDPQGIRELRDYLRQLCRTEGTTVFVSSHLLSEMELMCDSVAIIQNGRLIDVKQLKAVGDMIIPAGETFFEVDNPEAALALIAGGVMKEGGIAVQASREEIAELNAKLVTAGIKVYSIKALSRSLEDQFLEITGGEGIG from the coding sequence ATGCCGAATCCGGCAGAAGCGGTGAAGCCTGTAGCCAGTCTGAAGGGCGTCACCAAGAAGATAGGCTCCAAAACGCTGATCAGCGACTTGACGCTTGATATTCCACCCGGGCAGATCTTCGGGTTCCTGGGACCGAACGGGGCAGGTAAGACGACTACCATCCGTATGATGGTGGGATTAATCTCTATAAGCCGCGGGGATATCATGATCTGCGGGCACAGCATCAAAGACCATTACGAAGAGGCCATCGCCCAGGTCGGAGCGATCGTGGAGAACCCGGAGATGTACAAGTTCCTCACCGGCTACCAGAACCTGCGCCAGTATGCGCGTATGGTGCCAGGCGTGACCAAAGCCCGGATACAAGAAGTTGTGGAGCTGGTGGGTCTGAGCCAGCGCATCCATGACAAGGTCAAATCCTACTCCCTGGGGATGCGGCAACGGCTCGGCGTAGCCCAGGCACTGCTGCACCGGCCGAAGCTGCTCATCCTGGACGAGCCGACCAACGGGCTGGACCCGCAGGGAATCCGCGAGCTGCGTGATTATCTCCGCCAGCTGTGCCGAACGGAAGGAACCACGGTATTCGTCTCCAGCCATCTGCTGTCCGAGATGGAGCTGATGTGCGACAGTGTGGCGATTATCCAGAACGGCCGCCTGATCGATGTGAAGCAGCTCAAGGCCGTCGGCGATATGATAATCCCGGCCGGCGAGACCTTTTTCGAGGTCGATAATCCTGAGGCTGCGCTGGCACTGATCGCAGGCGGTGTGATGAAGGAAGGCGGAATCGCCGTTCAGGCATCCCGGGAGGAGATTGCCGAGCTGAATGCGAAGCTGGTCACCGCCGGAATTAAAGTGTACAGCATCAAGGCGCTGTCGCGTTCGCTCGAGGATCAATTCTTGGAAATTACAGGAGGTGAAGGTATTGGGTGA
- a CDS encoding TetR/AcrR family transcriptional regulator, translated as MAVVDRRQQVLQAATKSFSLFGYKATTMDQVAKIANVGKGTIYTFFTNKEQLFDEILRDVIAEMKSIAEREIRRDKPFFDNLHRVLDALLEFRSEHELFIKLSQESLDFGTPQAGEGLDKIESVVLEYLQREVEQAIRQGEIKPCDPQIVSVVMFRLYIVLTAELSKVHVPLTKEQIKSYFQLFLAGLSQKKINTV; from the coding sequence ATGGCTGTGGTGGATCGAAGGCAGCAGGTGCTGCAGGCGGCGACGAAATCTTTTTCATTATTCGGCTATAAGGCAACTACAATGGATCAGGTCGCTAAGATTGCCAATGTGGGCAAAGGGACGATCTACACCTTCTTTACGAATAAGGAACAGTTATTTGATGAGATCCTGCGTGATGTCATAGCCGAGATGAAGAGCATCGCCGAACGGGAGATCAGGCGCGACAAGCCGTTCTTCGATAATCTGCACCGCGTGCTGGATGCCCTGCTGGAATTCCGCAGCGAACACGAGCTATTCATCAAGCTGTCCCAGGAGAGTCTTGACTTCGGAACGCCGCAGGCCGGTGAAGGACTCGACAAGATCGAGAGTGTAGTGCTTGAATATCTGCAGCGGGAGGTGGAGCAGGCAATTCGTCAGGGGGAGATTAAACCATGCGATCCCCAGATTGTATCGGTGGTTATGTTCAGGCTGTATATCGTGCTTACTGCTGAGCTGAGCAAGGTGCATGTGCCTTTGACCAAGGAACAGATCAAGAGCTATTTTCAGCTGTTTCTGGCAGGTCTGTCACAGAAGAAGATAAACACGGTATAA
- a CDS encoding glycosyltransferase, whose translation MRKKRVLLFSEGFGTGHTGAAYALAEGIRRLNPDVQCRVIELGKFLNPTVAPWILSAYRKTVSSQPKLVGMMYKTQYHKSLNRLTKLALHRIFYTHASQVIEQLRPDLIICSHPIPAAVISRLKRQGLDVPFYTLITDYDAHGSWVNAEANRYLVSTSRVKSILTGRGVPSELVTVTGIPVHPKFWESYSKTQLRKELGLADIPTALIMGGGWGLMFGKEIMKSLTARMDEIQLIFCMGSNDKAVAKMEADPALNHPNVRILGYSSEINKLMDASDLLITKPGGMTCTEAQAKGIPMLFYNAIPGQEEKNSQYFVELGLAEMLDSAVVDKWFSMLLREYAGAGVRQKRQVLPERQQPQYCAATVLGLLGKPIVETAAAEAWSAPPPKVRGEEAVYLTP comes from the coding sequence ATGCGTAAGAAAAGAGTACTGCTGTTTTCAGAAGGCTTCGGCACGGGCCATACAGGGGCAGCCTATGCTCTGGCTGAAGGAATAAGACGGCTGAACCCGGATGTTCAGTGCCGGGTGATTGAGCTGGGGAAGTTCCTTAATCCTACCGTCGCACCTTGGATTCTTTCCGCTTACCGCAAAACCGTCAGCAGCCAGCCCAAGCTGGTCGGCATGATGTATAAAACCCAATACCATAAATCCCTCAACCGGTTGACCAAGCTTGCGCTGCACCGGATCTTCTATACCCATGCCTCCCAGGTCATCGAGCAGCTTAGACCCGATCTGATTATCTGCTCTCATCCGATACCCGCTGCGGTGATCTCCAGGCTGAAGCGCCAGGGGCTCGATGTTCCGTTCTACACGCTGATTACGGACTATGATGCGCACGGGAGCTGGGTGAACGCTGAAGCCAACCGCTATCTGGTCTCCACCTCGCGGGTGAAGTCCATTCTTACCGGACGCGGGGTGCCTTCAGAGCTTGTGACGGTCACCGGCATTCCGGTGCATCCGAAATTCTGGGAATCCTACAGCAAGACCCAGCTGCGCAAAGAGCTGGGGCTGGCCGACATCCCGACCGCGCTCATTATGGGCGGCGGCTGGGGGCTGATGTTCGGCAAGGAGATCATGAAGTCGCTCACTGCCCGGATGGATGAGATCCAGCTGATCTTCTGTATGGGCAGCAACGACAAGGCCGTAGCCAAAATGGAGGCCGACCCGGCGCTGAACCATCCCAACGTAAGAATCCTTGGCTACAGCAGCGAGATCAACAAGCTGATGGATGCTTCCGACCTGCTGATTACCAAGCCGGGCGGGATGACCTGTACGGAAGCCCAGGCCAAGGGTATCCCGATGCTGTTCTATAATGCCATCCCCGGACAGGAAGAGAAGAACAGCCAGTATTTTGTCGAATTAGGTCTGGCCGAGATGCTCGATTCCGCTGTCGTTGACAAATGGTTCTCCATGCTCCTGCGGGAATACGCCGGAGCCGGAGTGCGCCAGAAGCGCCAGGTGCTCCCGGAACGCCAGCAGCCGCAATACTGCGCTGCGACCGTGCTGGGGCTGCTCGGCAAGCCGATTGTGGAAACAGCGGCCGCCGAAGCCTGGAGCGCTCCCCCGCCCAAGGTAAGAGGGGAAGAGGCTGTCTACCT
- a CDS encoding YhgE/Pip domain-containing protein, giving the protein MKSLSVFMKDLGAVFKNPKMRISMFAILFIPVLYSGLFLKAFWDPYGKMDELPVAVVNEDKGADYEGKRLTAGEDLVAELKKTEGFKWNFVSRKTAEAGLADNTYYMAIVVPEDFSANATTLLDADPQPAKIIYEPNEGYNFLAGQIGGTAVKDIKTKVSAKITEAYTNSVFDKITEISSGLGEAGDGAAKIADGATKLDDGALKLKDNLLVLTEGTGKLLDGVAPLTKGVSDLNNGAAQLKTGSSTLAGGLQQLSAAHKQLQDGVVQSAAGSKQLHAGLQKTAAGASALKDGTQSAVTGTEKLAAGTKTVVDGSAKLAAGLTSAAEGSAKLEAGLTASKDGSAKTAAGAKAVADGLQQLAKSNPQLAASPEVQKLLAASSAVAAGAAQLDQGQQQLLDGASALHSGQEQLAQGANQLHSGSQQLDAGVSQLHEGAQQLNAGSAQLLEGQQQLVAGAGALETGGGKLAAGMKQFGAKLDIAAAGGVKLADGGKALEAGTAKLLSGAGQLGDGLSSVADGSKKLSDGAGQLKDGLDELKSGSGELASKLGDAAEQTKSVNKSDALVSMFAQPVQIDEMKVNKVPNYGTGFAPYFLSLGLFVGALICTIVIPMRESEVAGATRFNRFMSRTLSFSMMSLLQALLAVLVVLYGLGLEVQSVGLFYLFTFITSLAFMWMIQAIVTWLDQPGRFVVILILIFQLTTSAGTFPLELIPNWMKVLNPLLPMTYSVKGFKAVISTGDFGAMWGDAGMLGIYGIVFLALTLTYFMTRDRGNEAVLKSEQVLTV; this is encoded by the coding sequence ATGAAATCTTTATCCGTGTTTATGAAGGATCTTGGCGCGGTCTTTAAGAATCCCAAGATGCGTATTTCCATGTTTGCCATTCTGTTCATTCCTGTACTGTACAGCGGCTTATTCCTGAAGGCGTTCTGGGACCCCTACGGCAAGATGGATGAGCTTCCGGTCGCTGTGGTGAATGAAGACAAAGGCGCTGATTATGAAGGCAAGAGGCTGACCGCCGGGGAGGACCTGGTTGCCGAGCTGAAGAAGACGGAAGGGTTCAAATGGAATTTCGTCAGCCGGAAGACGGCGGAGGCGGGGCTTGCCGATAATACTTATTATATGGCTATTGTGGTTCCAGAAGACTTCTCGGCCAATGCGACCACTCTGCTGGATGCCGATCCTCAGCCGGCGAAGATTATCTACGAGCCGAACGAAGGCTACAACTTCCTGGCGGGCCAGATTGGCGGTACGGCGGTGAAGGACATCAAGACCAAGGTATCCGCGAAGATCACTGAAGCCTATACCAATTCTGTTTTTGATAAAATCACTGAGATTTCCAGCGGCCTGGGCGAAGCGGGAGACGGCGCGGCCAAGATTGCCGATGGCGCCACCAAGCTCGACGACGGCGCGCTGAAGCTGAAGGACAATCTGCTGGTCCTGACCGAAGGCACCGGCAAGCTGCTGGATGGGGTAGCGCCGCTGACCAAAGGCGTGAGCGACCTGAACAACGGCGCTGCCCAACTGAAGACCGGCAGCAGCACGCTGGCCGGAGGGCTGCAGCAGCTGTCCGCAGCACATAAGCAGCTCCAGGATGGTGTGGTCCAGTCGGCCGCAGGCAGTAAGCAGCTTCATGCCGGACTGCAGAAGACGGCAGCCGGAGCGTCTGCGCTGAAGGATGGAACACAATCGGCTGTAACGGGTACAGAGAAGCTGGCAGCCGGTACGAAGACGGTCGTTGACGGCAGCGCGAAGCTTGCGGCCGGATTAACCTCCGCCGCCGAGGGCAGTGCCAAGCTGGAAGCCGGACTTACGGCTTCGAAGGACGGCAGCGCGAAGACCGCCGCCGGAGCCAAGGCCGTCGCCGACGGCCTGCAGCAGCTGGCGAAGTCGAACCCGCAGCTGGCAGCGAGCCCTGAGGTGCAGAAGCTGCTGGCGGCAAGCTCCGCTGTTGCGGCCGGTGCTGCGCAGTTAGATCAAGGCCAGCAGCAGCTGCTGGACGGGGCAAGTGCCCTGCACAGCGGCCAGGAGCAGCTGGCGCAGGGAGCGAACCAGCTGCACAGCGGTTCGCAGCAGCTTGATGCAGGTGTAAGCCAATTGCATGAAGGTGCGCAGCAACTGAATGCAGGCAGCGCACAGCTGCTGGAAGGGCAGCAGCAGCTTGTAGCTGGTGCCGGGGCCCTTGAGACCGGCGGCGGCAAGCTGGCCGCCGGGATGAAGCAGTTCGGCGCGAAGCTGGACATCGCTGCAGCGGGCGGGGTGAAGCTGGCGGACGGCGGCAAAGCGCTTGAAGCCGGCACAGCGAAGCTGCTGAGCGGCGCAGGCCAGCTGGGCGACGGTCTCAGCTCGGTGGCCGACGGCTCGAAGAAGCTGAGCGACGGCGCAGGCCAGCTGAAGGATGGTCTGGATGAGCTGAAGTCAGGCTCCGGCGAGCTGGCCAGCAAGCTGGGCGATGCCGCAGAGCAGACCAAATCGGTGAACAAGTCTGACGCGCTGGTCTCCATGTTCGCCCAGCCGGTTCAGATCGATGAGATGAAAGTCAACAAAGTGCCGAACTACGGAACAGGATTCGCTCCTTACTTCCTGTCACTTGGATTGTTCGTCGGCGCCCTGATCTGCACCATCGTTATTCCAATGCGTGAATCTGAAGTTGCGGGAGCGACCCGGTTCAACCGGTTCATGAGCCGTACGCTGTCGTTCTCGATGATGAGTCTGCTTCAAGCCCTGCTCGCCGTGCTGGTTGTACTGTACGGCCTTGGTCTTGAAGTACAGAGTGTAGGCTTGTTCTATCTCTTCACCTTCATCACCAGTCTGGCCTTTATGTGGATGATCCAGGCAATCGTTACCTGGCTTGACCAGCCGGGCCGCTTCGTAGTCATCCTGATCCTGATCTTCCAGCTGACTACAAGTGCCGGAACCTTCCCGCTGGAGCTGATTCCGAATTGGATGAAGGTCCTCAATCCGCTCCTGCCGATGACTTACAGCGTCAAAGGCTTCAAGGCTGTTATCTCCACCGGAGACTTCGGCGCTATGTGGGGCGATGCAGGAATGCTTGGTATCTATGGAATCGTCTTCCTGGCACTGACCCTCACTTACTTCATGACGCGTGACCGCGGCAATGAGGCTGTGCTGAAAAGTGAACAAGTTTTGACTGTATAA